Proteins found in one Zea mays cultivar B73 chromosome 1, Zm-B73-REFERENCE-NAM-5.0, whole genome shotgun sequence genomic segment:
- the LOC100284689 gene encoding COP9 signalosome complex subunit 6a, with protein sequence MSAPSDAAVAAAAPASTTTAAASSGGLTFKLHPLVIVNVSDHHTRVKAQAACSGDSSSPSSSAPGAGQPPRVFGCVIGVQRGRTVEIFNSFELVLDPVSGTLDRAFLDKKQELYKKVFPDFYVLGWYSTGSDVHDTDMLIHKSLMDINESPVYLLLNPTINLSQKDLPVTIYESELHVIDGIPQLIFVRSNYTIETVEAERISVDHVAHLKPSDGGSAATQLAAHLTGIHSAIKMLNSRVRVIHQYLVAMQKGDIPLDNSLLRQVSSLVRRLPAMESQKFQDDFLMEYNDTLLMTYLAMVTKCSSTMNELVEKINTSYERTTSRRGGRGAFM encoded by the exons ATGTCGGCGCCCTCCGACGCCGCGGTGGCAGCCGCAGCGCCCGCATCCACGaccaccgccgccgcctccaGCGGTGGGCTCACCTTCAAGCTCCACCCGCTCGTCATCGTGAACGTCTCCGACCACCACACCCGCGTCAAGGCCCAGGCCGCCTGCTCCGGGGACAGCTCTTCCCCCTCCTCGTCCGCCCCGGGGGCCGGGCAGCCGCCGAGGGTGTTCGGGTGCGTGATCGGGGTGCAGCGCGGCCGGACCGTGGAGATCTTCAACAGCTTCGAGCTCGTGCTCGACCCCGTCTCCGGAACCCTCGACCGCGCCTTCCTCGACAAGAAGCAGGAGCTCT ATAAGAAGGTGTTCCCCGACTTCTACGTGCTCGGTTGGTACTCCACTGGAAGCGATGTGCACGACACCGACATGCTAATCCACAAATCA TTGATGGATATTAACGAAAGCCCTGTTTATCTCCTATTAAATCCTACAATCAACCTCTCCCAAAAAGATCTCCCTGTGACTATCTATGAGAGTG AGTTGCATGTCATCGATGGGATTCCTCAGCTCATCTTCGTCAGATCAAATTATACAATTGAG ACTGTAGAGGCTGAGAGGATATCTGTGGACCATGTTGCCCATCTCAAACCTTCTGATGGTGGCTCAGCAGCAACTCAGT TGGCTGCTCATCTTACAGGAATACACAGTGCCATCAAGATGCTCAATAGCAGGGTCCGTGTTATCCATCAGTATCTCGTTGCCATGCAAAAAG GTGACATTCCATTAGATAATTCGCTGCTTAGGCAAGTCTCAAGCCTCGTAAGAAGGCTACCAGCTATGGAGTCACAGAAATTCCAAGACGACTTCTTAATG GAATACAACGACACTCTCCTCATGACCTACCTTGCAATGGTCACTAAATGTTCAAG CACAATGAACGAGTTGGTCGAGAAGATAAACACGAGCTATGAGAGAACGACTAGCAGGAGAGGAGGTCGAGGTGCTTTCATGTAG